The genomic segment TTATGTTTGATGCAAGTCTGTTCTACTCTCCTATTGCAAAAACAAAATCGAATATTATTAACTCTCTGAATTTGAACGAATTTGTTTTAGCTACCGTGCACCGACAAGAAAACACCGACAATATCGATAACTTAAAGCAAATTATCAATGCTCTGAATACTATCAATAAATCTGTTGAAGTTGTTGTGCCTTTGCATCCGCGAACCAAAAACATAATACAAAAACACGATATTCGTCCCGATTTTAAAATAATTGAACCCGTTGGCTACTTTGATATGATTACCTTACAGCAAAACTGCAACTTAATTTTAACCGACAGCGGTGGAGTTCAAAAAGAAGCGTTTTTCTTTAAAAAACCTTGTGTAACTTTGCGTAACGAAACCGAATGGACAGAATTGCTAGAACATGGGTGCAATATGCTTGCCGGACATGATACCGAAAGCATTATAAATGCCTACGAAACCATGAACAATAAAAACATCAATTTTGGTGCTAATTTGTACGGAAACGGCGATGCAGCCGATATTGCAGCCGAACATATTTTCAATTTATTGTAAATTTGCAGTATCTAACTTAATTTTGTAGGCGTATTAATTGTAACGATTAAGTTGTTAAAACAAAACTGATGAAAAATAAAAAGATATTTATAACGCTGATTCTAATCATCTTGCTCCATAGCTTGGCTTTCGGACAAGAAAGCAATAAGCAAAGAACTCCCTTTAAACCGAGAATTTTTTATGGTGGCGGATTTGGATTACAGTTCGGAAATACTACTCTCATCGAAGTTTCTCCCTCAATTGGTGTTGAGCTATTACCTAATTTTGGTATAGGAATTACCCCTACATACAAGTATTACAGATATAGACCTTATTACAACTCTGACAAAATTGTAACCAACGTATATGGTGGTAGCATTTTTGCACGATACGTAGTTATTTACAACATTTTTCTTCACGCCGAATACGAAAAACTATTTTTCAATACAAAATCCGACCTTATCGAAAATCAAAAGCAAGATTTTGATAGTTTCTTAGTCGGTGGCGGATACCGCCAGCAAGTCGGAGAAAAGACTTTTGTTCACATTTCCATACTTTGGAACTTAAACGATTCTCAAAACTCTTTGTATAATAATCCTGTTATAAGGATGGGCATCGGCTTCGGGTTTTAGATGTTGCGGGGTGCGGGTTAGTTTCGGAGTATTGAGTTCCGAGTTCTGAGTTCTGAGTATCAGAATTCCCGACTCAAAACTCAAAACTCCTAACTCGATACTCCTGTCTCTCCACTCATCACTCATCACTCATCACTCATCACTCATCACCGACCACCGCTCACCCCAACGGTGAACCCTCCTCCTTCGCCATGTGATTGTAGTTAAACCTGTCCAACAACGACGGAAACCATTTTGACAAAAATACTGCAAATTTTCCTTCAACGAAAGTCAGTATCAACGTGCGTTTGCGTTTTACAACAGCCCTGTAGATTTTTTTAGCTACCTGTTCGGAAGTCATCATTTTTTCTTCGTTTCTTGGTGTTTCGCCTTGCGGACTTCCATCACCCAAAAGTGCTACTTTTCTTATATTTGAAGCTGTAAACCCGGGTGCAGCAACCAAAACATGCAATCCTGATTTTAAATATTCAACTCTTATTGTATCTAAAAACCCTCTGATAGCGTACTTTGAAGACGAGTAAGCCGAGCGTGCAGGTAAGCCCAAATATCCGGCTATGGAAATTACACCAACCAAACTCCCTTTCTGCTCGACTAAATAAGGCAAGGCAAATTTTGTACAATTAACCGTCCCCCAATAGTTGGTATCAATAACTTTGTGCATAACCGACAGGTCGGTATCAATAAACATCGAACGCATGCTAATGCCGGCATTGTTAATCAACACATCTATTTTACCAAATGCTTCAACGGTTTTTTTAACCAAATTTTCGCAATCGCTGACAACACTTACATCGGTTACTACCGAAATAGCATCGGCGTTGTATTGCTTAACCTCGGCTAAAACCGCATCTAACTTTTCGGTATTACGAGCCGCCAAAGCCACCTTACTTCCTTTCTTTGAAAACTCAATTGCTAAAGCTCTGCCAATCCCTGACGATGCTCCCGTTATTATTACAACTTTTCCTTTCATTTTGTCGCTTTTCTTGCAAAATTAGCACAAACAAGGAAATATTAGATTTTATTCCTCTTTTTTTCGCAAAACCATTAACTTTGGTGAAATTTTTAAAAGATGCTATCACAAAGAGAAATATTTTATCAGCACGTTGCACAAACAAGCAAAAACCCTATGGGTCTGACCATCGAGAGAGCCGAAGGTTGCTATTTGTATTCACCCGAAGGCAAAAAATACTTGGATTTAATTTCAGGCACTTCGGTAAGCAACGTAGGACACAACAACCGATACGTTATAAACGCTGTCAAACAGCAATTAGACAAGCACATGCACATTTCGGTTTACGGCGAAATGATACAATCGGCACAAGTGCTTCTTACGCAGAAACTTGTAGCTATATTACCTGAGCAACTAAACTCGGTATATTACGTTAATTCCGGAAGCGAAGCCGTTGAAGGTGCTTTAAAATTAGCCAAACGCTACACCGGAAGAAGAAAAATAGTAGCTCTGAAAAACGCCTACCACGGCGGCACTCACGGTGCACTTAGTTTAACATCAAGTGCCGAACACATAAAAGCATTTGCACCCTTGCTCCCAAATATTACACTCATCGAGATTAACAATATTGACGATTTAAAAAATATTGATGAAGAAACCGCATGTGTGATTATTGAGCCGGTACAAGGCGAAGCAGGCGTTGTAAAAGCCAACAACCAATACCTGAATGAGCTTCGTAAAACATGCTCACAAAAAGGTGCTTTGCTCATATTCGACGAAATACAGTCGGGAATGGGACGAACAGGCAAATGGTTTTATTTTCAGCACAGTGGTATAGTCCCCGATATTCTGTTAACAGCCAAAGCTCTCGGCGGTGGAATGCCCTTAGGTGCTTTTATTTCCTCGCAAGAAATTATGGATTCGCTGACCCACGAACCTGTTTTGGGACATATCACAACTTTTGGCGGACACCCTGTTTGTTGTGCTGCCGCAAATGCTGCCATAGATGTTATTGAAAACGAAAAACTTATAGAAGGTGTTAAAGAAAAAAGTGATTTCTTCTACGAATTTTTTGCCGATAATCCGCTTGTAACTGAAGTCAGACGTAGCGGACTTCTTATAGCTTTGCAAATGGGGAGCCCCGAGTTGGCAATAAAAACTTGCAATGCTTGCGTAAAGCACGGAATAATTGTCGATAATTTCTTATTTAACGAATCTGCAATTCGTATCGCTCCGCCCTTGACAATCTCTATTCAAGAAATTGAAACCGCCTGCGATAGCATGCAAGAAATTATGTATAAAGTGTAAGATTGATGAATTTGGAAATTATACAAAAATTAAAAAAGAAACTTAGTCAGCCCTTGCCGGGTATGAGTGCTCAAATAAAATTGGCTCCAAAATCTTTGGAAAAAGAATTATTGTCGGGAAAAGCCCTCGAAAATCCCAGACCAAGTGCAGTTATGATAATGCTTTATCCTGAAAATGGCAGTATTCATTTTCCTGTAATTTTGCGAAATGTGTATAATGGTGCTCATTCCGGACAGATAGGATTGCCAGGCGGAAGATGCGAAAGCTGCGACCTCAGCAGATACGATACCGCCAAAAGAGAAACACTTGAAGAAATTAACGTAAGCAGCAACGAATACGAATACATAGGAGCTTTAACTCCATTGTTTGTACTTCCGAGCAATTTTATCACCTACCCTTTTGTAAGTTTTTCAAAAAGCAAACCCGACTTCAAACCCGACCCGAAAGAAGTTCAAAAAGTAATTACAGTCGATTTTCTGAACGAAATTAACAGCAAAAAAATCATTTGCAAACAAATAGAAACCATAAGGGGCACATCGCAAGTGCCGGGCTTTGAAATTGGTGAACACTTTATTTGGGGTGCTACCGCGATGATTTTGGGCGAACTCATTGATGTTATTGAAAATGGGTGATGAGTGCGGAGCAATTATCAATGAGCAATGAGCAATGAGCCCCGAACCTTCGGGGTTAATTGATAATTGATAATCAACGCCATTGAAGTGCCGATACGGAGATGTGCCGTGTCAAGGAATCCTGAAATACAAATTACTAAGCATTTAAAATTGTTGACAATTTTTTAATAATAATTTTTTTTATATTAAAAATATTGTTTTAACTTTGGACTTTAATTGATACAAAATATTTTTTGTGTTAAAAACCAAAAATATAAAAAACATACAGATGAGAAAAAAAATAATTATTCTAGCATATTTGTTTGCGACACAAATATTAGTAATAGGACAAAATAAGAATTATATTTATGAGTATTCGAAAAATATTATTGAAAAAGAATTTCTTTCATACGATATTACAGTAAAGAAATTAAATTTATTAGAGAATGACACTACCGCAAAAAGTGCTAAAGTTCAGTTGGTAAAAAATGGCAATAAGGTGGCTTTCTTTAGGATAAATGATATTAGTAATAATATAGAATACATACTTAAAAATGATTCAATATGGCAAATTGTTCATAAAGAAAAACAAATTAGATATATTGGTGGGAGAAATGATGTTGCAGGTTATGGAGCAATAATTGATTTTTTTCCAATAGGAAGTATTTTTTTTGATACTACAGTTGTAAAGTATTACGGTCAAGATTCCTATAAAAAAATTGGAAGTAACGGCAGAAATGTACTACTAAAACACAATAGTCAATCATTTCCGGAAATGATTGAAGATATTGATTATGTTACATATCTTGACACAATAAATAATGTTATTGACCGGTATTATCTTCAAATTAAATATATAAATAACATTGGAATGCAATTTCAGGGTTATACCTTTAGTAATTATAGCTTTGAACCAATAAATACAAACTATTATTATCCATACGAAATAATTTATGAAGAAAGACAAGATGAAATTGTTGTTATTTCTGATAATACTCAAATCAGTTCAGATGTGTTTATTGATTTTAAAGATGTTACCTTTATGGATATAAACAAGAACAAAGTTGTGTTACCTAAACAAGGTTATGTATTTGTCGATGTTTGGTATGCCGGTTGCATGCCTTGCATGCGAGCCGCTCCAATTGTTGAAAAACTTTATGAGAAATATAAAGATAGAATAGCTTTTTATAGTATTAATGAAGTTGATGATGATGTAGAAAAAATAAAGAAATTTGCTGATAAAATGCATGTAACTATGCCTATTGTTATTCCTTCAAAGAGAGGCTTTTTTAAAAATATAAGCGACAAAGGCTATCCTATTTTTGTGTTGTATAATGCAAGCGATAATAAAATAATATCAATAATAAATGGATATAATGACAATCTTGAAAAAGATTTAGAAGAATTATTGCTAAAAATATAGTCTTATGCGCTTGTAAGTTTTTTGTTCTATACTTATGTTATATTGTTAAAAAACATTCAATAAATATTTTTTTAATTTTGGACATTAAATTAATCAATATAAATAATTAATATGAAAGCATTTATCACGTTCAGTCCCACTGTTGAAAGGGAAGTATTTATTCAAAAAGCAAAGCAGGCTATAGAAAATTTAGGTTGGAAATATTCTGTAAACGAATCCAAACTTGTTGCAGAAGTTGGAAAATCTGTTCTTTTGCAAGAAAAAAAGCTAATAATTGACTACATAAGTAAGGATTTTGTAAATCTTACGGCTGAGAACCCTATTAATGTAGCTGACTCAGGAGAAAGCGAAAATATTATAAAGCAATTTGTTGAAGAATATCAGAAACTAATTTGTTAAGCTGGTATAAGCTATATTATCCCCAGAAGTGCAAGAGCACATCTAGATAATTATTTAGATAATTATTAATTAAAAATTGCCGCGCAACACGTAACACGCAACACTTTTAGTCTTCCAATGCCGATTCATCATCGCCAAAACCTATATTCAAGCCTCTTGCGGTTTTCATAAGAGCTGTGTCTTGGGTAACTAGGTTTGGTTCTCTAATTGCTTCAATAAGCGGAACACTTGTAATGTATGGATGACGATATGAGACCATTCGCCCGTATTCTTGATTTAGCACCATTTCAAAAGCTTTTACTCCAAACTGCGAAGCTAAAACTCTATCGTAAGCAATAGGTATTCCGCCACGCTGAAGATGTCCTAAAACAGTAACACGAATATCGTGTTCAAAACCAGCAGCTTTCAAATCTTCTTGCAATTTAAATCCAATACCTCCCAAATGAACGTTCTCATAACCTGCCTCTTGTATCCTTTGCTTCACAACATCTCCACCCTTGGGGTGAGCACCTTCGGCAACAACAATAATAGCAAAGCCTTTGCCTTTTACAAAACGAGAGTTAAGTTTACTTAAAACATGTACTAAATCGTAAGGAATTTCAGGTAGTAAACAGACTTCCGCTCCGCCGGCAACTGCGGCATTTAAAGCTATCCAACCAGCATTACGTCCCATAACCTCAAGAATAAAAACTCTGTTGTGGCTTGCAGCTGTGGTAACCAACTTATCTACTGCATCGGTAGCGACTTCAATAGCCGTTTGGAAACCGAAAGTAGAATCTGTTGCCGACAAGTCGTTATCAATAGTTTTAGGAACACCAATTATGTTAAGTCCTCTTTCATATAAAGCTTGAGATATTCGTTGTGAACCGTCGCCTCCAATATTGATAACAGCATCTATTCCCATGTAACTCAGCTTTCTAATCATCTCTTCAGACCTGTCAACATATTCGATTTTGCCTTCTTTATTTTTGTAGGGCCAATTAAAAGGACCTCCTTTATTTGTAGTTTGCAATATTGTTCCACCTTGATAATGAATACCGGCAACCTTACGTTCGTCTAAAACAACTATCTCTGTCGGCTCGACCAAAACTCCGTCAAATGCTTTTATACTACCTACTACCTCCCAGCCTTTTTCCTTTGAAGCACGTTTAACAATTGCTCGTATAACTGCATTCAATCCCGGGCAATCTCCACCGCCCGTTACAATCATTACTCTTTTCATCTTTTATATATGTTTTAAAAGTTGTTTCTTAATTAGTTAGCGCCTGCAAAGATATATTATTTTACGTTCGCTTTGTTGAACTTAATAATTAGTTAATCACAAATAAAAGATTTATTTCCTTTTTAGTTTGTAAACGTCGTCTTTATCATTAACTATAAAGACACAAAGTCCTGCAATAACCATTGAAACTCCAGCCAATACTATGGTCAGAATAACTTTTTCGTCGAAAACCGTTTTGGTTATGAAACCCAATATACTTGCCGCTAAAATTTGCGGTATGACTATAAAAAAGTTGAATATACCCATGTAGGTTCCCATTTTTCGAGCCGGCAACGAACCTGTAAGTATTGCATAAGGCATTGATAGCACACTACCCCATGCAAAACCTATACCTATCATTGATAAAATAAGCATTTCGGGTGTTGATATGAAATACATTGAAACGAAAGACAAACCTCCAATAATCAGAGCAATTGTGTGTGTAGCTTTTCTGCCGATTACTTTTGCAATTACCGGAAGTAAAAAAGCCGTGATAGCCGAAACGCCATTATACACGGCAAACATTATTCCCACCCAATTGGCTCCTTCGTTGTACAATGCCGAAGCTTTATCGGTTGTTCCGTATATGTGTTGTGTTACAGCCGGAGTCGTATATATCCAAAGTGCATAAAAAGCTAACCATGTGAAAAACTGAACAATAGCTAACTGTCCCATTGTTTTTGGCATATTCAAAAGGTCGTTCATTATGCCCACTAAGCCATTGTTGGTTTTGTCTCTTTTAATTAAACTTCCTGAAAGCAAAAGCGCGAGTCCGAAAAATATAAGTAATCCACCTATTATGAATAGTTCGCCTGCAAGCGAAAAGTAAGATATTAGAAAAGTAATTATTAACCCTAAACCTCCCCATAGCAGTGCGTTTTTGAAGAAAACCCTATGCGGCAAAAACACATCTTCGTAATAGTTGTCTTTTTCGTCAATATCAATAATACCTTTATCGGCTTTTTCTGCTAATTCAAATTCTTTTAACTCCTCGGGCGAGTACTCTTTAGTTCTTAAAACAGTGTACGATACCGAAAGGAACAGAACAACGGCTCCAATGTAAAACGAATACTTAACCGAAATAGGCACTACTCCTTCGGGTGCAGTATTGGGAATCCCAAACCAATTTGTCAGAATGTACGGCAATGCCGAAGCAACAACGGCTCCAACACCTATAAAAAAGCTTTGCATAGCGAAGCCTTTAGTCCTTTGTTCCGAAGGCAACATATCGCCCACAAAAGCTCTGAAAGGCTCCATAGAAATGTTTATACTGGCATCCATTATCCATAACATACCTGCAGCTACCCACAAAGCAGGCGAATTGGGCATAATTATAAGCGCTATGGTTGTGAATATGGCTCCAATCATGAAGTAGGGTCGTCTCCTGCCAAAGCGATTCCAAGTTTTATCGCTTAAATGACCTATTATTGGCTGTACTATCAATCCTGTGATGGGCGCTGCTATCCAGAGAATAGGAATTTGGTCTATTTGAGCTCCTAAGGTCTCAAAAATACGACTTGTATTAGCGTTTTGTAAGGCAAATCCGAACTGTATTCCTAAAAAGCCAAAACTCATGTTCCAAATTTGCCAAAAACTCAATTTTGGTTTACGTTTCATATTACAATTTAATTATTGAATCATTTTGCTTCAAAATTAATTTTTTTCTGAAAATTTTTATTTATTTAGCAAACAATATTAACTTTGTTTTTGTTAAAACTTTTATCAAATGCGTACGTTTTCAATAAAAAAGAGAGTTTTTGTTTTCATATTTTTTTTATTTGGTAATTTTTTACTTAATTCCCAAATTTATGTTCAACCTCCTTTGCCAACTCAGCAACAAGGTGTTGAAGTGATTTTTGATGCTAAACTCGGAAATAAAGGACTTGAAAACTACGATGGAGACGTATACGCTCATACCGGAGTTATTACAAACAAAAGTGCTAGCCCTTCCGATTGGAAATACGTTAAAGCAAGTTGGGGCACTAATACTCCCGATTGTAAACTCACAAAAATTGGCGAAAACTTATGGAAATTAACTATACAACCCGATATTCGTTCGTACTACTCTGTACCCACGACAGATACAATTTTGCAAATGGCTTTTGTTTTCAGAAGTGCAAATATGGTCTCGGGAGCTTGGTTGGAAGGCAAAACAGAAAATAATGGCGATATTTTTTACGATGTTTATCCGAATACAACCAATGTCAAAATTATAAAGCCCAACAGCAACTTCGTTTTTGTGCCCGACGGCGAAATTATCAATATTAAAGCTGCTTCCATCAACACCGATTCAATATTGATATATCATAACGGCGAACTTGTTGAAGCTAGTGCTCTCAATGAAATAGAATGCAATATTGTTCCGCAAAACAATAATCAGAACAAAATAATTGCAAAGGGCGTCAAAGCCACCGAAACTGTTTTCGATACACTCTGCTACGTTGTCAGCACACCGACCAATATCGCTCCTATGCCTATTGGAATCAAAAACGGAGTTAATGTTATTGATTCCAATACCATTGTATTTTCATTATTTGCTCCTTATAAAAGTAGTGTTTACATCATAGGAGATTTTAATAATTGGTTGCCCGATATCGATTATAAAATGAACAGAACGCCTGACGGGAAATATTATTGGCTACAGGTCTCCAATCTCCAGTACGACAAGGAATATTATTACCAATATTTGGTTGATGAAAACATCAGAATTGGCGACCCGTACTGCAATAAAGTTGCCGACCCGTGGAACGACAAGTATATCCCCGATAGCATTTACCCTAACATAAAACCGTATCCACACGGCAAAACCAACGGTATTGCATCTTCATTAAAAATCAAACCCGATGTGTATAATTGGAGCAATTGCTGTTTTGAAGCTCCCGAAGTGCAAAATTTGATAATTTATGAATTGCTAATCAGAGATTTTTCCGAACAAAGGTCTTTCCAATCGGTAATTGATAAAACACCTTACCTAAAAAAATTAGGAGTAAATGCAATAGAACTTATGCCTGTCACTGAGTTTGAAGGCAACAACAGTTGGGGATACAACCCTAATTACTATTTTGCAATTGATAAATACTATGGACATCAAAATAAACTTAAAGAACTTATAGATTCGTGCCACAATAACGGCATAGCCGTAATTTTAGATGTAGTTTTCAATCATTCGTTTGGCACAGCTCCTTACGTCCAATTGTATTGGGACGCAAAAAACAACAGACCTGCAGGAAACAATCCTGTTTATAACCAAACACCAAAACACGATTTTAACGTCGGTTACGACATAAATCACGAGTCGGATTTCTCCAACAAATTAGTTAGCGATGCCTTGAAATACTACATAAAAGAGTTTAATTTCGATGGCTTCCGCTTCGATTTATCCAAAGGATTTACCCAAAAAAACACTCTCGGCAATTCTGCGGCTATGGCTCAATACGACCAATCGCGTGTGAATATTCTCTCAAAATACTGCGATACTATCAAAGCACACAATCCCAATGCCTACGTTATTTTAGAGCATTTTGCCGACAATACCGAAGAAAAAATTTTATCCGACAAAGGAATGTTATTGTGGGGAAATATAAACTACAACTACGGCGAAGCCATGATGGGATACGTTAATAACAGCGATTTATCATCGGGAGTTTATACAAAAAGGGGATGGCAAAAACCACACCTTATTTCTTACATGGAAAGCCACGACGAAGAACGACAGGTTTACCGTTGCCAAAAATGGGGAAATTCGCAACAAGGATACGATATTAAAAATACAGCTACAGCTCTTAAACGTGCGGCTTTGGCATCTACATTTTTCTACACTATTCCTGGTCCTAAAATGTTGTGGCAATTCGGTGAGTTGGGATACGATTTCTCTATAAACTATCCGTCAGGAACATCAGACGATAGACTTACCCCAAAACCTGTACGATGGGATTATTTCGACGATAAAGACAGACGCTATTTGTTTGAAATAAACTCCTTGCTAATAAATTTAAAGAAAAACAACCCTGTTTTTCAAACCAAAAACTTCGATGTAAATCTTTCGGGAAAAATAAAAACTATACAACTTTCGGATACGGCAAATAACATTGTAGTTGTCGGCAACTTCGACGTTACCCAGCAAACAGCCAACGTCGTATTTCAACGCACAGGCACTTGGTACGAGCTGTTTTCGGGCGATACAATAATAATAGACAATGTAAATCAAAGCATAAGGCTCAACGCCGGTGATTATAAACTATACTCCGATATTAAAATCGATTTTCCTTACCAAAAAAAAAGCCCTGAAAGTTTGCTTTTAAATTTTAGCATCTATCCTAACCCAACCTACGGCGATGCAAACATATTATTACACGTAAAAGACAACAGCAAAATCAGTTTAAGAGCCTTTTCTGTCGATGGTAGTAATGTACATGATATATTCAACGGAGTGATGTCGGGCAACAACAACATTAAATGGCAAGCTCCAAAAAAAGGATTGTATATCGTAGAATTAACTATAGGGAACTTCAAAAAAATGGCGAAATTAATCAGATTGTAAGCAATTTTTTTCACTTCTACCCAAAAAGGCAACTTATTTTCTTAATTTAACTGTACTTTGTAAAATTATATATAAATTTGCCATTATTAAATAATTAAACAATAATTAACTAAATATTTAATCTATGAAAAGATATACACTCTTTAAAACATCCTTACTGATATTTCTACTGTTAGGATTTGTTTTTAACAGCTTTTCCCAACAAATAGATGTTAAAGGAGTTGTAACCGACGCAAAAGACGGTTCAACAATACCGGGAGTAGCCATTCAGGTTAAAGATACTTTTTTGGGTACATTAAC from the Lentimicrobiaceae bacterium genome contains:
- a CDS encoding TlpA disulfide reductase family protein, encoding MRKKIIILAYLFATQILVIGQNKNYIYEYSKNIIEKEFLSYDITVKKLNLLENDTTAKSAKVQLVKNGNKVAFFRINDISNNIEYILKNDSIWQIVHKEKQIRYIGGRNDVAGYGAIIDFFPIGSIFFDTTVVKYYGQDSYKKIGSNGRNVLLKHNSQSFPEMIEDIDYVTYLDTINNVIDRYYLQIKYINNIGMQFQGYTFSNYSFEPINTNYYYPYEIIYEERQDEIVVISDNTQISSDVFIDFKDVTFMDINKNKVVLPKQGYVFVDVWYAGCMPCMRAAPIVEKLYEKYKDRIAFYSINEVDDDVEKIKKFADKMHVTMPIVIPSKRGFFKNISDKGYPIFVLYNASDNKIISIINGYNDNLEKDLEELLLKI
- a CDS encoding alpha-amylase family glycosyl hydrolase, yielding MRTFSIKKRVFVFIFFLFGNFLLNSQIYVQPPLPTQQQGVEVIFDAKLGNKGLENYDGDVYAHTGVITNKSASPSDWKYVKASWGTNTPDCKLTKIGENLWKLTIQPDIRSYYSVPTTDTILQMAFVFRSANMVSGAWLEGKTENNGDIFYDVYPNTTNVKIIKPNSNFVFVPDGEIINIKAASINTDSILIYHNGELVEASALNEIECNIVPQNNNQNKIIAKGVKATETVFDTLCYVVSTPTNIAPMPIGIKNGVNVIDSNTIVFSLFAPYKSSVYIIGDFNNWLPDIDYKMNRTPDGKYYWLQVSNLQYDKEYYYQYLVDENIRIGDPYCNKVADPWNDKYIPDSIYPNIKPYPHGKTNGIASSLKIKPDVYNWSNCCFEAPEVQNLIIYELLIRDFSEQRSFQSVIDKTPYLKKLGVNAIELMPVTEFEGNNSWGYNPNYYFAIDKYYGHQNKLKELIDSCHNNGIAVILDVVFNHSFGTAPYVQLYWDAKNNRPAGNNPVYNQTPKHDFNVGYDINHESDFSNKLVSDALKYYIKEFNFDGFRFDLSKGFTQKNTLGNSAAMAQYDQSRVNILSKYCDTIKAHNPNAYVILEHFADNTEEKILSDKGMLLWGNINYNYGEAMMGYVNNSDLSSGVYTKRGWQKPHLISYMESHDEERQVYRCQKWGNSQQGYDIKNTATALKRAALASTFFYTIPGPKMLWQFGELGYDFSINYPSGTSDDRLTPKPVRWDYFDDKDRRYLFEINSLLINLKKNNPVFQTKNFDVNLSGKIKTIQLSDTANNIVVVGNFDVTQQTANVVFQRTGTWYELFSGDTIIIDNVNQSIRLNAGDYKLYSDIKIDFPYQKKSPESLLLNFSIYPNPTYGDANILLHVKDNSKISLRAFSVDGSNVHDIFNGVMSGNNNIKWQAPKKGLYIVELTIGNFKKMAKLIRL
- the wecB gene encoding UDP-N-acetylglucosamine 2-epimerase (non-hydrolyzing) translates to MKKIVTVIGARPQFIKAATISRAFKKFPVKEVIVHTGQHFDKNMSDIFFSEMQIPLPDYNLDINSLSHGAMTGKMLEAIEEILFSEKPEAVMVYGDTNSTLAGALAARKLNIPVVHVEAGLRSFNNNMPEEINRIITDRISSLLLCPSDTAVKNLHNEGFENFDTIIVKNGDVMFDASLFYSPIAKTKSNIINSLNLNEFVLATVHRQENTDNIDNLKQIINALNTINKSVEVVVPLHPRTKNIIQKHDIRPDFKIIEPVGYFDMITLQQNCNLILTDSGGVQKEAFFFKKPCVTLRNETEWTELLEHGCNMLAGHDTESIINAYETMNNKNINFGANLYGNGDAADIAAEHIFNLL
- a CDS encoding ATP-dependent 6-phosphofructokinase, which encodes MKRVMIVTGGGDCPGLNAVIRAIVKRASKEKGWEVVGSIKAFDGVLVEPTEIVVLDERKVAGIHYQGGTILQTTNKGGPFNWPYKNKEGKIEYVDRSEEMIRKLSYMGIDAVINIGGDGSQRISQALYERGLNIIGVPKTIDNDLSATDSTFGFQTAIEVATDAVDKLVTTAASHNRVFILEVMGRNAGWIALNAAVAGGAEVCLLPEIPYDLVHVLSKLNSRFVKGKGFAIIVVAEGAHPKGGDVVKQRIQEAGYENVHLGGIGFKLQEDLKAAGFEHDIRVTVLGHLQRGGIPIAYDRVLASQFGVKAFEMVLNQEYGRMVSYRHPYITSVPLIEAIREPNLVTQDTALMKTARGLNIGFGDDESALED
- a CDS encoding aspartate aminotransferase family protein, which encodes MLSQREIFYQHVAQTSKNPMGLTIERAEGCYLYSPEGKKYLDLISGTSVSNVGHNNRYVINAVKQQLDKHMHISVYGEMIQSAQVLLTQKLVAILPEQLNSVYYVNSGSEAVEGALKLAKRYTGRRKIVALKNAYHGGTHGALSLTSSAEHIKAFAPLLPNITLIEINNIDDLKNIDEETACVIIEPVQGEAGVVKANNQYLNELRKTCSQKGALLIFDEIQSGMGRTGKWFYFQHSGIVPDILLTAKALGGGMPLGAFISSQEIMDSLTHEPVLGHITTFGGHPVCCAAANAAIDVIENEKLIEGVKEKSDFFYEFFADNPLVTEVRRSGLLIALQMGSPELAIKTCNACVKHGIIVDNFLFNESAIRIAPPLTISIQEIETACDSMQEIMYKV
- a CDS encoding SDR family oxidoreductase, whose product is MKGKVVIITGASSGIGRALAIEFSKKGSKVALAARNTEKLDAVLAEVKQYNADAISVVTDVSVVSDCENLVKKTVEAFGKIDVLINNAGISMRSMFIDTDLSVMHKVIDTNYWGTVNCTKFALPYLVEQKGSLVGVISIAGYLGLPARSAYSSSKYAIRGFLDTIRVEYLKSGLHVLVAAPGFTASNIRKVALLGDGSPQGETPRNEEKMMTSEQVAKKIYRAVVKRKRTLILTFVEGKFAVFLSKWFPSLLDRFNYNHMAKEEGSPLG
- a CDS encoding CoA pyrophosphatase codes for the protein MNLEIIQKLKKKLSQPLPGMSAQIKLAPKSLEKELLSGKALENPRPSAVMIMLYPENGSIHFPVILRNVYNGAHSGQIGLPGGRCESCDLSRYDTAKRETLEEINVSSNEYEYIGALTPLFVLPSNFITYPFVSFSKSKPDFKPDPKEVQKVITVDFLNEINSKKIICKQIETIRGTSQVPGFEIGEHFIWGATAMILGELIDVIENG
- a CDS encoding MFS transporter — protein: MKRKPKLSFWQIWNMSFGFLGIQFGFALQNANTSRIFETLGAQIDQIPILWIAAPITGLIVQPIIGHLSDKTWNRFGRRRPYFMIGAIFTTIALIIMPNSPALWVAAGMLWIMDASINISMEPFRAFVGDMLPSEQRTKGFAMQSFFIGVGAVVASALPYILTNWFGIPNTAPEGVVPISVKYSFYIGAVVLFLSVSYTVLRTKEYSPEELKEFELAEKADKGIIDIDEKDNYYEDVFLPHRVFFKNALLWGGLGLIITFLISYFSLAGELFIIGGLLIFFGLALLLSGSLIKRDKTNNGLVGIMNDLLNMPKTMGQLAIVQFFTWLAFYALWIYTTPAVTQHIYGTTDKASALYNEGANWVGIMFAVYNGVSAITAFLLPVIAKVIGRKATHTIALIIGGLSFVSMYFISTPEMLILSMIGIGFAWGSVLSMPYAILTGSLPARKMGTYMGIFNFFIVIPQILAASILGFITKTVFDEKVILTIVLAGVSMVIAGLCVFIVNDKDDVYKLKRK